In a single window of the Diospyros lotus cultivar Yz01 chromosome 10, ASM1463336v1, whole genome shotgun sequence genome:
- the LOC127811891 gene encoding probable aspartic proteinase GIP2, with product MHPINLFLLFLAFIHPFKSVSSAQPFKTLVAPIHKDTKTSLFTLTLKQNYLLDLSAPLSWIQCPQPHPTVPCTSPQCTQATSYLSPLCPSPNNTASTHCDCTISAANPITKSCFSSQLSYNNITIPSTNGTNPSFNVYFSCANKSLVQSLPSGTAGIASLSWSPLSFPSQLGKKFAVCLPAASRGAAFFGDGPYNLPKRDAAKLLSYTPLIKNPKSPDYYIGVNAISINGDAISVGAKSLALDSSGRGGVKLSTVLPYTALRTDVYKAFLKGFEKAVKGLPKASKVKPFELCIKASSLGYTLAGLAVPEIDLQMANGKNWTIYGANSVVFVGKDKACLAFVDSGKKAEEAAVIGSFQMENYLLQFDLVQARLGFSSSLLLARATCGSFNVTSV from the coding sequence ATGCATCCCATTAACCTATTTCTGCTTTTCCTAGCCTTCATCCACCCCTTCAAATCGGTCTCATCGGCTCAACCCTTCAAAACCCTAGTTGCCCCCATCCACAAAGACACCAAAACCTCCCTCTTCACCCTCACCCTCAAACAAAACTATCTACTTGACCTTAGTGCCCCTCTCTCATGGATCCAGTGTCCCCAGCCCCACCCCACTGTCCCCTGCACCTCCCCTCAGTGCACCCAAGCCACCTCTTACCTCTCCCCTTTATGCCCTTCTCCAAACAACACCGCCTCAACCCACTGTGATTGCACAATCTCAGCCGCCAATCCAATCACCAAATCCTGTTTTTCATCTCAGTTATCATACAATAACATCACCATCCCTTCCACCAATGGCACAAACCCCAGTTTCAACGTTTACTTTTCGTGTGCTAACAAGTCTCTCGTCCAGTCCCTCCCCTCTGGAACCGCGGGAATCGCCAGCCTTTCCTGGTCTCCGCTATCTTTCCCCTCCCAATTAGGGAAGAAATTCGCCGTCTGTTTGCCGGCGGCGTCCCGGGGAGCGGCGTTCTTCGGCGACGGTCCGTACAATCTTCCGAAGAGAGACGCCGCGAAGCTCCTCTCCTACACGCCGTTGATAAAGAACCCTAAATCGCCGGACTATTACATCGGCGTCAACGCAATATCCATCAACGGGGACGCGATTTCCGTTGGGGCTAAGTCTCTGGCTCTGGACTCGTCCGGCCGTGGCGGCGTGAAGCTCAGCACGGTTCTGCCCTACACCGCGCTGAGGACCGACGTGTATAAAGCTTTCCTGAAGGGCTTTGAGAAGGCGGTGAAGGGACTTCCGAAAGCGAGCAAAGTGAAGCCGTTTGAGCTCTGCATTAAGGCCAGCTCGCTGGGGTACACCCTGGCGGGACTGGCGGTGCCGGAGATTGACCTGCAGATGGCGAACGGCAAGAACTGGACGATTTATGGGGCGAACTCAGTTGTTTTTGTGGGCAAGGATAAGGCGTGTCTCGCCTTCGTCGACAGCGGAAAGAAGGCGGAGGAAGCGGCGGTGATCGGCTCGTTCCAGATGGAGAATTACTTGTTGCAGTTTGATTTGGTGCAGGCGAGGCTGGGGTTTAGCTCTTCGCTGCTGCTGGCTAGAGCCACTTGTGGAAGCTTCAACGTCACCTCCGTCTGA
- the LOC127811235 gene encoding probable aquaporin NIP7-1, translating into MKHLIEAQPFPDNISIEASTSSQSKYDQEIGSLATSRISDAPMKNSILCFRAGMDHDLLRKVTYCGTNQVNSICDFIFCKILYCSYHAEELFHQLLAEALGTFILVFSIGGIVAVTQLMGGGPVGLLEYAATAALSVVVIVFSIGAISGAHVNPAVTIAFAACGQFPWPKVPLYLLAQVIGSVMAAYGGKLVYGLKTETMMTRPLHGVGAAFGVELIATFILMFLASSLAWQAKYVCHVAGFVIGIAIGLAVLITGPVSGGSLNPARSLGPAIVSWKFDGVWIYLIAPTAGAVAGAFLFHALRLQRHPCCAISAPDVALLRPGIDQL; encoded by the exons ATGAAGCACTTGATTGAGGCCCAGCCATTCCCTGACAATATCTCTATCGAGGCGTCCACCAGCAGCCAGTCTAAGTACGATCAGGAAATCGGCTCTCTTGCGACGTCAAGAATTAGTGATGCCCCGATGAAGAACTCAATCCTCTGTTTCCGAGCAGGGATGGATCATGATTTACTACGCAAGGTAACATACTGTGGCACCAATCAAGTGAATTCTATCtgtgattttattttctgtaagaTCCTTTATTGCTCGTATCATGCTGAAGAATTATTCCACCAGCTTTTAGCAGAGGCGTTGGGGACATTCATTTTGGTTTTCTCCATCGGTGGGATCGTTGCAGTGACACAGCTGATGGGAGGAGGGCCAGTCGGCCTCCTGGAGTACGCCGCCACAGCCGCATTGTCGGTCGTCGTCATCGTTTTCTCCATCGGAGCCATCTCCGGAGCTCATGTCAACCCTGCTGTTACAATTGCCTTTGCAGCTTGTGGCCAGTTTCCATGGCCAAAGGTCCCCCTTTACCTTCTAGCTCAAGTCATCGGTTCTGTAATGGCAGCATACGGTGGAAAGTTAGTCTACGGCTTAAAAACCGAAACCATGATGACCAGACCGCTGCACGGCGTTGGCGCCGCCTTCGGGGTGGAGCTCATCGCCACCTTCATCCTCATGTTCCTGGCTTCCTCCTTGGCATGGCAAGCTAAATAC GTTTGCCATGTCGCTGGATTTGTCATCGGAATCGCCATTGGACTTGCCGTGCTGATCACAGGGCCTGTCTCAGGAGGGTCGCTGAATCCGGCGAGGTCCCTGGGACCGGCGATCGTGTCGTGGAAATTCGACGGCGTCTGGATTTATCTCATTGCCCCAACCGCCGGAGCAGTTGCCGGAGCATTCCTATTTCACGCTCTGCGACTTCAGCGCCACCCCTGCTGTGCCATTTCCGCCCCCGACGTCGCCCTGCTCCGGCCAGGGATTGATCAGTTGTAG
- the LOC127812126 gene encoding stem-specific protein TSJT1-like — protein sequence MLGVFSSSIVSPPEELVAAGSRTPSPKTTAATLLNRFLDSSASAVSLQVGDDAHLAFTHDNQSPLLPRSFAVKDEIFCLFEGALDNLGRLKQQYGLGKSANEVVLVIEAYKALRDRAPYPPSHVVGHLAGDFAFVVFDKSTSTLFVATDQFGKVPLYWGITADGYVAFANDAELLKGACGKSLASFPQGCFYSTAVGELKCYENPKNKVTAVPATEEEIWGAKFMVEGPAVVDPTK from the exons ATGTTGGGAGTATTTAGTAGCTCGATAGTGTCACCGCCGGAGGAGCTTGTGGCAGCGGGGAGCCGGACGCCGTCGCCGAAGACAACAGCGGCGACGCTGCTGAACCGGTTCCTTGACAGCAGCGCCTCCGCCGTGTCCCTACAGGTCGGCGACGATGCCCACCTGGCCTTCACTCACGACAACCAGAGCCCTCTGCTCCCCAG ATCATTTGCAGTGAAGGATGAGATTTTCTGCTTGTTTGAGGGGGCACTTGACAACTTGGGGAGACTGAAGCAGCAATATGGGCTTGGCAAGTCTGCAAACGAGGTGGTTCTGGTCATTGAAGCATACAAGGCACTCCGTGATCGTGCGCCTTATCCACCTAGCCATGTCGTCGGCCACCTTGCCGGCGACTTTGCTTTCGTTGTCTTTGACAAGTCCACCTCCACCTTGTTTGTGGCCACT GATCAATTTGGTAAGGTTCCTCTGTACTGGGGAATCACAGCTGATGGATATGTGGCTTTTGCTAATGATGCTGAGTTGCTTAAAGGTGCTTGCGGGAAGTCACTTGCCTCTTTCCCTCAAG GATGTTTCTACTCCACTGCTGTTGGGGAATTAAAATGCTATGAGAATCCCAAGAACAAGGTCACTGCTGTTCCGGCAACTGAGGAAGAAATTTGGGGTGCAAAATTCATG GTGGAAGGGCCAGCAGTTGTAGATCCCACAAAGTAA